In a single window of the Diospyros lotus cultivar Yz01 chromosome 10, ASM1463336v1, whole genome shotgun sequence genome:
- the LOC127811336 gene encoding transcription factor DIVARICATA-like isoform X1: MVVSGACSASRWTWTRDEDKVFEQALLVVPEGLPDRWHQIAGYLPGKTPEAVLEHYQRLIHDLNDIESGRIEPPGYSDCFQIPRWTRAKCEAEKKKGIPWTKREHELFLIGLQRYGKGDWRSISRNLVQSKTPTQVASHAQKYYLRQSSTKKERKRASIHDITTSVAETVPVPAVQTVPPQFPNGGEGSMGCQNFNHPA, encoded by the exons ATGGTGGTGTCCGGCGCGTGTTCCGCGAGTCGGTGGACATGGACTCGGGACGAGGACAAGGTCTTCGAGCAGGCGCTACTGGTGGTGCCAGAGGGGCTGCCGGACCGGTGGCACCAGATCGCCGGCTACCTGCCGGGGAAGACGCCGGAGGCGGTGCTGGAGCATTACCAAAGGTTGATTCACGACTTGAACGACATCGAGTCGGGGCGGATCGAGCCGCCGGGGTACTCGGACTGCTTTCAGATTCCGCGTTGGACCAGGGCCAAGTGCGAGGccgagaagaagaagggaattcCCTGGACTAAACGAGAACACGA GTTATTTTTAATTGGTCTCCAGAGATATGGCAAGGGTGACTGGAGGAGCATCTCCAGAAATTTGGTGCAGAGCAAAACACCAACACAAGTGGCAAGTCATGCACAAAAGTACTACCTTCGCCAATCCTCCACtaagaaggaaaggaagaggGCGAGCATCCACGATATCACTACCTCTGTGGCGGAAACCGTGCCCGTTCCAGCAGTTCAGACAGTTCCACCCCAATTTCCTAATGGAGGAGAAGGATCAATGGGATGCCAAAACTTTAACCATCCCGCATAA